One window of Cystobacter fuscus DSM 2262 genomic DNA carries:
- a CDS encoding alpha/beta fold hydrolase: protein MTTKDGQLTAPNLTIEAANGVRYAYRRFGKTGGAATPLVCFVHYRANLDNWDPALVDALATEREVILMDNVGVAGSSGKTPDTVAEMAHGAIAFVDALKLARFDILGFSLGGFVAQEFALMRPHQVRRLVLAGTGPQGGEGMHMYVPEVLEIAIRETIDAEAMLTIFFEKTESSRAKGREFIQRLRLRQANRDVPVTMDTANAHLTAISTWGIPDASKLSRLAAIKQPTLVANGDNDIMVPTANSYLMARHLPNAQLRIYPDAGHAFLFQYPQEFAADVNRFLGR from the coding sequence ATGACGACGAAAGACGGACAACTGACTGCTCCAAACCTGACCATCGAAGCGGCAAACGGCGTGAGGTATGCCTATCGGCGCTTCGGCAAGACCGGCGGCGCGGCGACGCCTCTCGTGTGCTTCGTTCACTATCGCGCCAATCTCGACAACTGGGACCCGGCGCTCGTCGATGCGCTCGCCACGGAGCGCGAGGTCATCCTGATGGACAACGTTGGCGTCGCCGGCTCGAGCGGCAAGACGCCTGACACGGTCGCCGAGATGGCCCATGGTGCAATCGCCTTCGTCGATGCGCTCAAGCTCGCGCGCTTTGACATCCTAGGCTTCTCGCTCGGTGGCTTCGTGGCGCAGGAGTTCGCATTGATGAGGCCTCATCAAGTACGCCGCCTGGTTCTCGCCGGAACGGGCCCCCAAGGCGGCGAGGGCATGCACATGTACGTGCCAGAAGTGCTCGAGATCGCGATCCGCGAGACGATCGACGCGGAGGCGATGCTCACCATCTTCTTCGAGAAGACGGAGTCAAGTCGCGCGAAGGGCCGCGAGTTCATCCAACGCCTCCGCCTGCGTCAGGCCAATCGAGACGTCCCGGTCACCATGGATACCGCCAACGCGCATCTCACCGCGATCTCGACTTGGGGTATCCCGGACGCGTCGAAACTCTCGCGCCTCGCGGCGATCAAGCAGCCGACGCTGGTCGCCAACGGAGACAACGACATCATGGTGCCAACGGCGAACTCCTACCTGATGGCCAGGCATCTTCCGAATGCGCAGCTGCGAATCTACCCGGACGCTGGGCACGCATTCTTGTTCCAGTATCCACAAGAGTTCGCCGCTGACGTGAACCGCTTCCTCGGTCGCTAG
- a CDS encoding GlxA family transcriptional regulator produces MFVHMVLEGVADSALGVGLDVVGTAAELIGAGLTLLPPGTREMRQRVVSLDGLPVRSAAGRTVAVDGAFSLRGLRKGDVVVLPGMFAASGRTVAKLLAREDTQRAADLLAKAADKGVMLAASCSATFVLAASGLLEGRTATTTWWLAPQFARMFPRVSLSADLMVVDAGEILTAGSALAHADLMLALVARLAGPSVAHLVTRYLVLDERPSQARYMVMEHLRVSDPGLRAVERFIAQNIGRQLSLDELARVAAVSPRTLARRVHAGLGVTPHELVQRIRVSRAAHLLETTHASVDEIAAQVGYADAAAFRRVFRRFAGESPRRRRGPAA; encoded by the coding sequence ATGTTCGTGCACATGGTTCTCGAGGGTGTGGCCGACAGCGCGCTCGGCGTGGGGCTCGACGTCGTCGGCACGGCGGCGGAGCTCATCGGCGCCGGGCTCACGCTGTTGCCTCCTGGGACGAGGGAGATGCGCCAGCGTGTGGTGTCGCTCGACGGCCTGCCGGTGCGGTCCGCCGCCGGGCGGACGGTCGCGGTGGACGGCGCGTTCAGCCTTCGCGGGCTGCGCAAGGGGGATGTCGTCGTCTTGCCGGGGATGTTCGCGGCCAGTGGGCGAACCGTCGCGAAGTTGTTGGCCCGAGAGGACACACAACGCGCCGCGGACCTCCTCGCCAAGGCAGCTGACAAGGGCGTGATGCTCGCCGCGTCGTGCTCGGCCACGTTCGTGCTTGCCGCGTCGGGCCTCCTCGAGGGGCGGACCGCGACGACAACGTGGTGGCTCGCCCCGCAGTTCGCTCGGATGTTTCCCAGGGTGTCGCTCTCGGCCGATCTCATGGTGGTCGACGCCGGGGAAATCCTCACCGCCGGCTCCGCGCTGGCTCACGCGGATCTCATGCTCGCGCTCGTCGCACGGCTGGCGGGGCCTTCCGTGGCGCATCTCGTGACGCGCTACCTCGTCCTCGACGAGCGGCCCTCCCAGGCCCGCTATATGGTGATGGAGCATCTGCGCGTGTCCGACCCTGGGCTGCGAGCGGTCGAACGTTTCATCGCGCAAAATATCGGTCGTCAGCTCTCTCTCGACGAGCTTGCCCGCGTGGCCGCGGTGTCTCCGCGGACGCTCGCTCGCCGGGTCCACGCGGGCCTCGGAGTGACGCCGCACGAGCTCGTGCAACGCATCCGCGTGAGTCGCGCGGCACATCTTCTCGAGACGACGCACGCATCGGTCGACGAAATCGCCGCGCAGGTGGGCTACGCCGACGCCGCGGCTTTCCGACGCGTCTTTCGTCGATTCGCGGGTGAGTCGCCTCGCCGACGACGTGGGCCGGCCGCCTGA
- a CDS encoding amidohydrolase family protein, giving the protein MIIDAHAHLCPKPYGSVEHYLSQLDRSGIKQGLVCPGGMVDVRRMNEFTSGRRQADPIPCNDYIQQAMLAHPGLAAVACLDPRLPHAPEALEEWVSRGFRGLIVSPLVHPFSFRDEGLAALASLCGERDIPLVSHTGFRPGVTPGDFIQFARRFPRTCFLLEHMGGPQADMDVVDAAASLDNLFLETSLGTFVHLQETVKKTGASKIVFGSEFPTSHPGMELEKIRLLPVSEAERDLILGANVQGLFHLH; this is encoded by the coding sequence ATGATCATCGACGCACACGCGCATCTGTGCCCCAAGCCCTATGGCTCGGTGGAGCACTACCTCTCGCAGTTGGATCGCAGCGGCATCAAGCAGGGCCTCGTCTGTCCAGGGGGCATGGTGGATGTCCGCCGGATGAACGAGTTCACCTCCGGCAGGCGCCAGGCCGACCCCATTCCCTGCAATGACTACATCCAGCAAGCCATGCTCGCCCATCCCGGGCTGGCCGCCGTGGCGTGCCTGGACCCGCGCCTGCCGCACGCCCCGGAGGCTCTGGAGGAATGGGTGTCCCGGGGCTTCCGGGGCCTGATCGTGAGCCCCCTCGTCCACCCGTTCTCGTTCCGGGACGAGGGCCTGGCGGCGCTCGCGTCGCTCTGTGGCGAACGGGACATTCCGCTCGTCTCCCACACCGGATTCCGGCCGGGGGTGACCCCTGGAGACTTCATCCAGTTCGCCCGGCGCTTCCCCAGGACGTGCTTCCTCCTCGAGCACATGGGCGGGCCCCAGGCGGACATGGACGTGGTGGACGCGGCCGCGAGCCTCGACAACCTCTTCCTGGAGACGTCCCTGGGCACCTTCGTGCACCTGCAGGAGACGGTGAAGAAGACGGGCGCGAGCAAGATTGTCTTCGGCTCCGAGTTCCCCACGTCCCACCCGGGGATGGAGCTCGAGAAGATCCGCCTGCTCCCCGTGTCCGAGGCCGAGCGCGACCTCATCCTCGGCGCCAACGTCCAGGGGCTGTTCCATCTGCACTGA
- a CDS encoding phenylacetate--CoA ligase family protein: protein MDTTRLDTIISRHATELKQADRMQPETLKDYRSAALRAVATRAQECSPFYREKLERAGVRPGSIRGLEDLPRLPFLTKEELRGHPWRLLTCERRDLMIIQVSTGTSGGEEIYSTQSRLDLQYHLSAHYPSLLPVTTGDVCLNALPYEMSTSGLAMHREFTENCQATVIAAGKGGAYSTPAKTLKVFRDLRPSIVITSPSWAIALAEEAARQGLSLPAMAPRRMWLTGEGCSPTFRRRVETLWGCAAFFLYGSLEGGMMGVECEARQGYHLTQGHTLLEVVAPDTGEPLPPGSVGELVVTALLRHDSPLLRFRTGDLGVFEEDACTCGATASRFRVRGRTFEQLQYRGQSVSPIFLEEYLMRMPEVGNWFHFVVPASDTARIKVRCEPATGVRPSKELGSALASKMEFFTRLPLEIEFVEHLPRTGVKALRVVRE from the coding sequence ATGGACACCACAAGACTCGACACGATCATCTCCCGCCACGCCACGGAGTTGAAGCAAGCAGATCGGATGCAGCCCGAGACATTGAAAGACTATCGGTCCGCGGCCCTACGAGCCGTGGCCACCCGGGCGCAGGAGTGCTCTCCCTTCTACCGGGAGAAGCTGGAGCGGGCGGGCGTCCGCCCTGGAAGTATCCGAGGCCTGGAGGATCTCCCGCGCCTGCCCTTCCTGACCAAGGAGGAGCTGCGTGGACACCCCTGGCGGCTGCTCACCTGCGAGCGCCGGGACCTCATGATCATCCAGGTCTCCACGGGCACGAGCGGCGGCGAGGAGATCTACAGCACCCAGAGCCGGTTGGATCTGCAATACCACCTGTCCGCCCACTATCCCTCGCTGCTCCCGGTCACCACGGGAGACGTGTGTCTCAATGCGTTGCCCTATGAGATGAGCACCTCGGGGTTGGCCATGCACCGGGAGTTCACCGAGAACTGCCAGGCCACGGTGATCGCCGCGGGAAAGGGCGGCGCGTACTCCACGCCCGCGAAGACCCTCAAGGTCTTCCGGGACCTTCGTCCCAGCATCGTCATCACCAGTCCGTCGTGGGCCATCGCCCTGGCGGAGGAGGCGGCCAGACAGGGCCTCTCCCTGCCGGCAATGGCCCCCCGGAGGATGTGGCTCACCGGCGAGGGTTGCTCTCCCACCTTCCGGCGGCGCGTGGAGACGCTCTGGGGCTGCGCTGCCTTCTTCCTCTATGGCTCACTGGAGGGCGGAATGATGGGCGTGGAGTGCGAGGCCCGCCAGGGCTACCACCTGACCCAGGGCCACACCCTGCTCGAGGTGGTGGCCCCCGACACCGGGGAGCCCCTGCCCCCGGGCTCGGTGGGAGAGCTCGTCGTGACGGCGCTGCTGCGCCACGACAGTCCCCTGCTGCGCTTTCGTACCGGGGACCTGGGAGTGTTCGAGGAGGACGCGTGCACCTGCGGCGCCACGGCGAGCCGCTTCCGCGTGCGCGGCCGGACCTTCGAGCAACTCCAGTACCGGGGTCAGAGCGTGTCGCCCATCTTCCTGGAGGAATACCTCATGCGCATGCCCGAGGTGGGCAACTGGTTCCACTTCGTCGTGCCCGCCTCGGACACCGCCCGCATCAAGGTCCGGTGCGAGCCCGCCACCGGAGTGCGGCCCTCCAAGGAGCTGGGCAGCGCGCTGGCCAGCAAGATGGAGTTCTTCACGCGCCTGCCCCTGGAGATCGAGTTCGTCGAGCACCTGCCCCGTACGGGCGTCAAGGCCCTGCGCGTCGTGCGCGAGTGA
- a CDS encoding LytR/AlgR family response regulator transcription factor, protein MIVDDEEPARRRLSRLLSGLPDVEVVGDAGDGEEALRRVEELRPDLLLLDVRMPGMDGLALAQRYRELPPLIFVTAHDDYALRAFEAHAVDYLLKPVRPERLADALERARGRLLAKQAAVSRVLEAVAPVDSSCRIFTVSQGVFHFFDARSISRFWSSDKYTLFLAQQREQCTEESLTQLEERLRSHGFLRVHRGELIQLTHVKAVHSRNGEHEVELQDGQLARVSRRSASTLKAALGVKAR, encoded by the coding sequence TTGATCGTCGATGATGAGGAGCCCGCGCGCCGCAGGCTCTCGCGGCTATTGAGTGGTTTGCCCGACGTCGAGGTCGTCGGCGACGCCGGGGATGGCGAAGAGGCACTGCGACGGGTGGAGGAGCTGCGGCCCGACTTGCTGCTGCTGGACGTGCGCATGCCTGGGATGGACGGGCTGGCACTCGCCCAGCGCTACCGGGAGCTACCGCCCCTCATCTTCGTCACCGCCCACGATGACTACGCGCTCCGGGCCTTCGAGGCCCACGCCGTCGACTATCTGCTCAAGCCCGTGCGTCCCGAGCGGCTCGCCGATGCGCTCGAGCGCGCCCGCGGGCGACTGCTCGCGAAGCAGGCCGCGGTGTCGCGCGTGCTGGAGGCCGTGGCGCCAGTGGATTCCTCGTGCCGCATCTTCACGGTGAGCCAGGGCGTCTTCCACTTCTTCGATGCCCGGTCCATCTCGCGTTTCTGGAGCAGTGACAAATACACGCTCTTCCTCGCGCAACAGCGGGAGCAGTGCACCGAGGAGTCGCTGACCCAGCTGGAGGAGCGGCTGCGGAGCCATGGCTTCCTGCGCGTCCACCGGGGCGAGCTGATTCAGCTCACCCACGTGAAGGCCGTGCACTCCCGGAACGGGGAGCATGAGGTCGAGCTCCAGGATGGGCAGCTCGCCCGCGTGAGTCGGCGCTCCGCGTCCACGCTCAAGGCCGCGCTGGGGGTGAAGGCGCGGTAA
- a CDS encoding sensor histidine kinase, with the protein MRASSDPTLGRIENQEEPSPLLPVEMIWLYLVAPLAVAPLLDKDFFTLPLAKSLHHVAAGYLIFFTLALTLHSLYIRVMPGLVRRLRTPLAQGVLHVAVGSGVPLVMVILVIHPLKVRLGAGLQYSMAQDLLVATLISWMFLFPGLIVQRLRNTAAHIERRALLAQRAALEAQLSALQARIQPHFFFNSLNTVASLISENPELAERTLERLAELFRYALDSGKSRFVSLERELDMTRDYLAIQTARYGARLRTHLAVDEQVIGSPLPPLVLQPLVENAILHGMDRREGVSVRVLVRREETWLHIEVIDDGPGPGASEHQGAQTGVKDLRERLRLLYGEQGTLTLEPVPGGGCRARLTLPSGGPPR; encoded by the coding sequence ATGCGCGCATCGTCCGACCCCACTCTGGGCCGCATCGAGAACCAGGAGGAGCCGAGTCCCCTGCTGCCCGTGGAGATGATCTGGCTGTACCTCGTCGCGCCGCTCGCCGTCGCGCCCCTGCTCGACAAGGACTTCTTCACCCTGCCCCTCGCGAAGTCGCTCCACCACGTCGCCGCGGGCTACCTGATCTTCTTCACGCTCGCACTCACCCTCCACTCCCTCTACATCCGGGTGATGCCCGGCCTCGTGAGGCGTCTGCGGACGCCCCTGGCCCAGGGCGTGTTGCACGTCGCGGTGGGCTCCGGCGTCCCACTGGTGATGGTCATCCTCGTGATCCATCCACTCAAGGTGCGCCTGGGGGCAGGGCTGCAGTACTCGATGGCGCAAGACCTCCTGGTGGCCACGCTCATCTCGTGGATGTTCCTGTTTCCCGGACTGATCGTGCAGCGGTTGCGCAACACGGCGGCGCACATCGAGCGGCGGGCCCTCCTGGCACAGCGCGCCGCGCTCGAGGCCCAACTCTCGGCCCTCCAGGCCCGCATCCAGCCCCACTTCTTCTTCAACAGCCTCAACACCGTCGCCAGTCTCATCTCCGAGAATCCCGAGCTGGCGGAGCGGACCCTCGAGCGACTCGCGGAGCTCTTCCGCTATGCCCTGGACAGCGGGAAGAGCCGCTTCGTGAGCCTGGAGCGCGAGCTGGACATGACGCGCGACTACCTGGCCATCCAGACCGCCCGATACGGCGCGCGCCTGCGCACGCACCTGGCCGTGGATGAGCAGGTCATCGGCAGCCCCCTGCCCCCCCTGGTGCTCCAGCCCCTGGTGGAGAATGCCATCCTCCACGGCATGGACCGGCGCGAGGGCGTGAGTGTGCGGGTGCTCGTGCGCAGGGAGGAGACGTGGCTCCACATCGAGGTCATCGATGATGGGCCGGGGCCCGGGGCATCCGAGCACCAGGGCGCCCAGACGGGCGTGAAGGATCTGCGCGAGCGACTGCGCCTGCTCTACGGCGAGCAAGGCACGCTCACGCTGGAGCCCGTGCCTGGAGGTGGGTGTCGTGCACGGCTCACCCTTCCGAGCGGGGGGCCGCCCCGATGA